AACCTGAAACGCGAAAACCACCATCACTAGTTTTTCGCTCCGAAAGCCCGCCGAGGGCCGGCAACGTGCGCGGTATCACCGCCGAGGTGCGGAGATACCGTCTGCGGATAGTAGGGCGCGCAAGGTCGCAAATTCCGTATGGGGAAAATCGTATTGAACCCATCGCTCCTTGTATCCGCTGACCCCATACATGCGCTCGACCTCCGCCAGGGTCCGCAGCACCATCCCGCCAAATTCTACGGATTCAAAAGTAAACTCCCCGAGCAGGGTCCCGGCCGAATCGGGTCGATTCCCCCAAAGTTTATCAAACTCCAGCAACGTGAGCCGGTGGTGCCCCGGCGATTGTTTTCGAAGGATCCAACGATACTCCCCCGGTTCCTCCGCAAAGGAAAAGCTAACCTCTCCCGTCCCCCGCACCACCGCAATCGCGGCCCGAGCCAAATCCCCCAACGCGTCCGACAGATAGGACGCAGAAACCGCCACCGACTCTCCGTCATGATCAAGGACGGCCTCCGCCCATCCGGTCCCAACCAGCGTGTAGTGAAGGTTCGTCATCGCCTGTCGATATGCCGCCCCCGCCTGCTAGATTTCGATCTGATTCAGCAAAACGATCCGCACTTCGCTTTTCCGGCACTCGTCCAACACGGGGAAAAGGTCTCCCCATTTTGAGCCCTTGGCCGGAAAGACCACGACATATTCGATTTCCGCTCTCCGGACCTTCTCATTCAAGTAATCCGTGATCCGCTCTCGCGGCAGGTGCTCGTCCCCCACAAACGCCTCCCCATTCAATAGGGTGAACCGTTCGGCCTCCCGCACCCTCCAATACCCTTTCACTCCTGGCGGGGCTTCCCATGAGAATTGAATGGGAGCGAAATCCAGATCCGCCCGATTTGCGGTCGTGGCCCACCAGTAGAAAGCAGGCTGCCCAAACTCGCTTCGCGGGATCGCGCTCCGTCTAACGACGATCAACAGACTAATCGCGATAAGCGGCAGAGAGATCGCACCACCCCAAATCATGCGGCGGGACCGTGTTGTCATCATCTCCTGAAACATGCGGAGGACATCTCGTTCGGCCAGCAGAAGCGTCAGACCAGTCCGAACGGATCGCTGGAAGCCGCTCCATCTCAGAGCGCAGTAGGTTTTCCAAAACTCGAACTCCCACGAAAACCGCCAAAGCCGACATCACATGCCAAACGGCGCGCCCTTGTAGGGGAGCACTGGGATCACAGAGCCATCCCCCTGGCCGATCTTCGACTCGCTACTCGCTCAAGCACTCGCTTGCAGCGGCTCGTCTTCGGCCTCGGCCATCTCGTCGTCAAGGGACGGTTTGGAACCACCGGAATCCGGCGCACCATCGAGCCACAGCTGCGCGAGCTGGTAGGCCGATTGTTTCCAAATCGTCAGGCGGTTCTTTTCGTTAGGATAAACCGCCACCTCGCGGCACTGTTCGCTGTCCGCCCAGTGCACGACCGCCTTCAGGCAGTCGCGACCATCGGCCAACTCGAAGCACTGCACCGCCACCAAATCACCGGCCGGCGTGAGCTGCAGTCGGGCCAGACCCTGACGAAAATCGATCGCGCGCGAGGTCGGCCCCGGAATCGCGGCCGGATTCAGGCTTCGGATCATGTCTTCGACTTCAGAGAGAAAGGAGAGTGGACGCATGATGGGACGTTTCTCTCCATCGGCCGCCCCACCCGGAACTTTACGCAAAAATACAACTTGTTTTGCCCTTTCCACGCTCCCACCCGCCCGACTAGCTTTCCTCACCTTCCGGCATGCCCCTCGAGAGAATACTGGTCGTTGACGACGAACCGCTTATCCAACGCTCGCTCGGCGAGCTCCTGCGACGACGCAAATACCACGTCACGATCGCTGGCTCGATCCGTGAAGGCGAGGAGCAGCTGGCCAAAGAGGTGTTTGACCTCGTCATCCTCGACGTGCGCCTGCCCGACGGCGACGGCCAACACTTCCTCGAGCGTATCGTCGCCATGCCCGATCGCCCCTTGGTCACCATGATCACCGGCCACGGCACCATCGAACACGCCGTGACTTGCATGCGCATCGGCGCCTTCGACTACCTCATCAAACCCTTTTCCGCGTCGCAGATCGACGTCGTGCTCAACAAGTGCGCCTCCTTCATCCAGCTCCTGCGCGTCAACCGCTACCTCAATGAGCAGGAGCACACCGGCGGCGACGGGCTCGTCTTCGGCCGCAGCCCCACCATGGCGCGCCTCAAACAGCTCATCGGCCGCGTCGCCCCTTCCGATGTCACCGTGCTCGTCACCGGCGAAAACGGCACCGGTAAGGAAATGATCGCGCGCGAGCTCTACCGCCAGTCCAGCCGCCGCAACGAGCCCTACATCAAGGTCAACTGCGCCGCCCTCTCCGAAACACTCATCGAGAGTGAGCTCTTTGGCCACGAGCGCGGTGCCTTCACCGGTGCGACCACCCGCCGCGAGGGCCGTTTCGAACTCGCCCACAAAGGCACCCTGCTGCTCGACGAGGTCAGCGAGATTCCCCCTTCCCTGCAGGCCAAACTCCTGCGCGTCCTCCAGGAACGTGAATTTGAACGCGTTGGCGGCACCAAGACCATCAAGGTCAACGTGCGCATCCTCGCCACCTCCAACCGCCACCTCGAACGCTCCGTCGAGCGCGGTGAATTTCGCTCCGACCTCTACTACCGTCTTAATGTCTTCCCCGTAAACGTCCCGCCCCTGCGCGAACGCCCCGAAGACATCGAAGCCCTCGCCAGCGAATTCCTCACCCGTTTCGCCAAACGCCACCGCCTCGCCCTGCCCG
This portion of the Actomonas aquatica genome encodes:
- a CDS encoding sigma-54-dependent transcriptional regulator, producing MPLERILVVDDEPLIQRSLGELLRRRKYHVTIAGSIREGEEQLAKEVFDLVILDVRLPDGDGQHFLERIVAMPDRPLVTMITGHGTIEHAVTCMRIGAFDYLIKPFSASQIDVVLNKCASFIQLLRVNRYLNEQEHTGGDGLVFGRSPTMARLKQLIGRVAPSDVTVLVTGENGTGKEMIARELYRQSSRRNEPYIKVNCAALSETLIESELFGHERGAFTGATTRREGRFELAHKGTLLLDEVSEIPPSLQAKLLRVLQEREFERVGGTKTIKVNVRILATSNRHLERSVERGEFRSDLYYRLNVFPVNVPPLRERPEDIEALASEFLTRFAKRHRLALPGFTEQATRALETYPWPGNVRELQNTIERAVILGEEGRPISSAQLNLPTLPPSIFPTAHVAPQPEPTAAPVPTGPRGAPQPEPPPMSMGTGQMPPPPPPPPAEEAMIPPAAFAEPAPPPAQPPAPAPEPPSMAEEPPLTESESLPGADPATGMAPDAPVPLHEMEKRAIIDTLRATGGNRTKAADQLQISIRTLRNKIADYRKQGEVIPGDD